One Anopheles marshallii chromosome 3, idAnoMarsDA_429_01, whole genome shotgun sequence genomic region harbors:
- the LOC128714327 gene encoding mucin-12 yields MGKNLAMARKLSTKTYNATDNTYESSSVSDSDESNASLLERSYLLSNKFMLPKDLCENGNIFNDFFSRTLWNTLPPATQHKLAKLLPVAKDDMPSATKVVHDLLSHELHRFGKEPMDDFRYKLANGNFRVDVAKLQHNLVKLTKKDRRMVELQRMSRLAPNVMLSREAVLYSELHSSDVRALPSTGRVTDSYNHRRQWDYDSPVSSTIQKCQSAAKKRYLSEIINICDEIGMPMTLSDEEDCMHALPTGTVRKQRRMVGSGSQSSEQSNFQLRPGLSGSSNGCTAGNTFDGTIFNAPKLFVVTEEHYRKLMLQHRKRKLEEPDHPELDLDNIKLKDVVSRTQIAAGYRRILPLPKVYISNAIKDNTTALKGKVKSQKSLKIHRSSLDQTDANNTFDCSYGEYSVDRAKVKSESTVAMNVKVEDEQPSSDCFDSDLNEIPVSSIVSTKQYSRSEKKTTMSYNEPATRPDSKKKWNPTEETKQEAIETLLTTVPDTPTQSTQPSSNASLPDAMVENDESTKVEQNVVNCLFSSGTHACFLAVVRDLFCSNPDHRSTLPELQLKLDAWTKSPVAERNFWFEQYRNNGEWNETLQSAVQFLAGEYLNQPEDFVPYIEHKVALNILQWIGASRDGDSRLVPLCAYWQSRKQEMDKPSGLHTLTTSNITSTSNSIANYSSFTQVAASPKSRSRSVAGSKHVPFSPSYSSSSSMSSVSSLQVAGDNSVSLFNDSTLSSLSIKTATVSEDDGSINERSTATPPPLFSTDWIVRKATDEEIKSFREQEKRRYENPHMAFTYKQHSYDSVVGPVKGIYTQAPGISKARDHSMLVANRPNFVTILTLVRDATARLPNGEGTRADICELLKSSQYISSTAAENVLQTIVSGALDRMHTERDPCVKYDAKRKIWIYLHRNRTKQEFERLHMQYQGFTKHKKSNVRKSLRQSKETMSTSNTSKHDLLNDSGTSVESFTLNSSTIEMDQESSAIIGDSAADSTISTDTTITITEIPTTSMTGTTTGKSSTSLLKKQMLQTTPSDNIAVQQPRTDDINSINSMAKSVTTDVNTPCQTDQTRQPICVVKNHQTIPLESSTDVMYKSSGKLCGAVTLISSAGNNVRTIQIPKSSLTLANTLVTSNTSTALVNETSTSDDVLSQDALGNINTKTAKKILVSAIVSSAKSTISPSAGANTKSVVDISRISNSKPILVQPIGTAASSHTPAACSFVSSPKDDIKIGSSIGGTIVSIRQVNSTSGISSVSQKNQILPCGQTTTLLSPQSSAHAKGPQLSINNASFASSSGGSALPNMKGGTVITATIGKPIYSSSVGQLPLKQATSSASIVQTNLPGTVFSQKMMVSSGRSETPSSGESSRVPTVVAIKSASTSNMTSATTDGINRIVKPATNLLSTITIAKGQQSVLTPAKQRQIIQNAITKNQKQSFTGNQIVSQAALLAASASSLTKVQIGDTKQQYKASPSYLVENQTSGVGFKINQNQPSSSPIKTLSPNIVKITPTRSKPQTSIRPVTNISTIVGSANTTVLPTSKQAASSVKMIKVSPSTILTSTAVHGMANAGTTSTGTAVAVTVSSNTGTITSSTAKNATMRVLKTATGSTTVIKTEVTRGPSVQQLSQSNAHHGLETLRKDPSPQVSSKLIVHPNINTGQLIPLESLLQKPGIGGTVNNSPGSVNTILKLTGTTKSGQQFIQFGTSANLTNSSTSKPTTNLSSASSGVTTVGSVAHQYTILPQTRNIISVASTSTTNRPTNLPLTIVSSSSESSETFQPGGSIIVSNKKGNLSEVNSSSDSPTAKLMQQGTKVKLLTTTPHNPNSFGSGPAVSASQQQSSGCNAKTSVPSTVNVSGEFLNAKIIGVRNITAAKLKGTSSLSLMNANALNIAHIGGKPVLIANNTTVGTNQGITVSAAKSGPSSAMLLTGNASCNGLVLGQQNASSVPVPGTSSTTGREIMRTNVVSGIPGQIQTVLLRNNVVKVQTMPPNTTTKLSHQQSIVSGTVSSSGINPVATTLIATAGRCTTAQIKSQLQQQQHQKSQKKQQTISTGGTSVILTPNIPPNPMTLGTTVGEETLSNSFIKLQSSNAEITNNAASVSQTSRVVITQPIIIPSDVQKSGSPINVKRLKVIPVNKQRNK; encoded by the exons atgggcaaaaatTTGGCAATGGCGAGAAAACTATCCACGAAAACCTACAACGCAACGGATAACACGTACGAATCAAGCTCGGTCAGTGATTCAGATGAGAGCAATGCAAGCTTATTAGAAAGAAGCTACCTTTTGAGCAACAAATTTATGCTACCTAAAGATCTCTgcgaaaatggaaacatttttaatgattttttttcccgtaCTCTGTGGAATACGCTGCCTCCAGCTACCCAACATAAGTTGGCAAAGTTACTGCCAGTTGCCAAAGATGATATGCCGTCGGCGACGAAAGTGGTGCATGATTTGCTGTCGCACGAGTTGCACCGCTTCGGTAAAGAACCGATGGATGATTTCCGCTACAAGCTAGCAAACGGAAACTTCCGTGTGGATGTTGCCAAATTGcagcacaatttagtgaaattAACGAAGAAAGATCGGCGAATGGTCGAACTGCAGCGAATGTCTCGTTTGGCACCAAACGTTATGCTATCCCGTGAAGCTGTCTTGTATAGTGAGCTGCATTCAAGTGATGTACGTGCTTTACCTTCCACTGGCCGAGTGACGGACAGTTATAACCATCGTCGGCAGTGGGATTATGATTCACCCGTTTCTTCCACAATACAAAAATGTCAATCAGCTGCAAAAAAGCGATATTTAAGTGAAATTATTAACATATGCGATGAAATCGGTATGCCAATGACACTGTCTGATGAAGAAGATTGCATGCATGCTTTACCAACTGGAACAGTACGTAAACAACGACGGATGGTAGGTAGTGGCTCGCAGTCTAGCGAACAATCAAACTTTCAACTCCGTCCCGGCCTGTCAGGCAGTTCCAATGGCTGCACAGCTGGAAACACATTTGATGGCACCATATTCAACGCACCAAAGCTGTTTGTTGTTACTGAGGAACATTACAGAAAATTAATGTTACAACATAGAAAACGCAAACTGGAAGAACCCGATCATCCTGAGCTGGACTTAGACAATATTAAACTAAAAGATGTCGTTAGTCGCACTCAAATAGCCGCTGGATATCGAAGAATATTGCCCCTCCCCAAGGTGTACATTTCGAACGCTATAAAGGATAATACGACAGCGTTAAAAGGGAAAGTAAAGTCgcaaaaatctttaaaaatacACCGATCTTCACTGGATCAAACCGATGCAAATAACACGTTCGATTGTTCTTATGGTGAATATAGTGTTGATAGAGCTAAAGTCAAATCGGAATCAACGGTTGCGATGAATGTGAAGGTTGAAGATGAACAACCATCAAGTGATTGTTTTGATTCAGATTTAAATGAGATACCCGTGTCGAGCATTGTTTCAACTAAACAGTACAGTCGctcagaaaagaaaaccacgaTGTCTTACAATGAACCAGCAACCAGACCAGATAGtaagaaaaaatggaatccgacggaagaaacaaaacaggagGCTATTGAAACTCTTTTAACAACAGTTCCCGATACTCCGACGCAATCTACACAACCATCATCGAACGCATCGTTGCCTGATGCAATGGTAGAAAATGATGAATCAACCAAAGTAGAACAAAATGTTGTAAACTGTTTGTTCAGTAGTGGAACGCACGCCTGTTTCTTGGCGGTCGTCCGGGACCTGTTTTGTTCCAATCCCGATCATCGATCCACTTTACCGGAACTGCAACTAAAGTTGGATGCTTGGACGAAGAGTCCAGTTGCGGAGCGCAATTTTTGGTTTGAACAGTACCGAAATAATGGCGAATGGAATGAGACACTGCAGTCTGCCGTGCAATTTCTGGCTGGAGAATATCTGAACCAGCCGGAAGATTTCGTCCCGTATATAGAGCATAAAGTAGCTCTTAACATACTGCAATGGATTGGTGCATCTCGCGATGGCGACAGCCGGTTAGTACCGCTTTGTGCATATTGGCAAAGTAGAAAGCAAGAGATGGACAAACCCTCAGGTCTGCATACACTTACGACTAGCAACATCACAAGCACGAGTAATTCCATTGCAAATTACTCTTCTTTCACGCAAGTTGCTGCTTCGCCCAAAAGCAGAAGCAGATCAGTTGCTGGATCAAAACATGTACCCTTTTCTCCGTCTTATTCGTCCTCATCGTCCATGTCATCCGTGTCTTCGTTACAGGTTGCAGGAGATAATTCAGTATCGTTATTTAACGATTCTACCCTATCATCGCTTTCGATAAAGACTGCCACTGTGTCCGAGGATGACGGATCGATTAATGAACGTTCGacagcaacaccaccaccactgttTTCAACAGACTGGATCGTTCGGAAAGCAACTGATGAGGAAATAAAAAGTTTTCGTGAGCAGGAAAAACGTCGTTACGAAAACCCGCATATGGCTTTCACTTATAAGCAACACTCTTACGATAGTGTGGTTGGACCCGTGAAGGGTATTTATACGCAAGCTCCAGGCATCTCGAAAGCTCGTGATCACAGTATGCTTGTTGCAAATCGTCCCAATTTCGTTACCATTCTTACCCTAGTGCGGGATGCCACTGCACGATTACCTAACGGTGAAGGTACACGGGCAGATATTTGTGAGTTGCTAAAATCCTCGCAATACATTTCCTCAACAGCAGCTGAAAATGTCTTGCAGACCATCGTCAGTGGTGCATTGGATCGAATGCACACAGAACGAGATCCTTGTGTGAAGTATGACGCCAAGCGTAAAATTTGGATCTATTTGCACCGAAACCGCACAAAACAGGAGTTTGAACGTTTGCACATGCAATACCAAGGATTcactaaacataaaaaatccaATGTTAGGAAATCGTTAAGGCAAAGCAAAGAAACCATGTCAACATCCAACACGTCCAAACACGACTTGCTTAACGATAGTGGTACTTCTGTCGAAAGTTTTACTCTAAACAGTTCTACGATTGAGATGGACCAGGAAAGTTCAGCAATAATTGGCGATAGTGCAGCAGATTCAACTATTAGTACAGATACAACTATAACCATTACCGAGATACCAACAACCAGCATGACTGGTACGACTACGGGAAAATCGTCTACGtctttgttaaaaaaacagatgCTTCAGACTACACCATCCGATAACATAGCTGTACAACAACCACGTACAGACGACATTAATTCCATCAACAGCATGGCAAAGAGTGTAACAACGGATGTAAATACACCATGTCAAACAGATCAAACTAGACAACCTATATGTGTCGTAAAAAACCATCAGACAATACCTCTAGAGTCTAGTACAGATGTAATGTATAAATCTTCCGGAAAGTTGTGTGGTGCCGTCACTTTAATTTCTTCCGCTGGAAATAATGTACGCACGATTCAGATTCCTAAATCTTCATTAACTTTGGCGAACACACTAGTAACGTCCAACACTAGTACAGCGTTAGTTAACGAAACTTCAACATCTGACGATGTTTTATCACAAGATGCATTAGGAAACATTAATACAAAAACTGCAAAGAAAATTCTAGTATCAGCAATAGTGTCCTCCGCGAAATCAACTATTTCCCCATCCGCTGGTGCAAATACTAAATCTGTAGTCGATATTTCACGAATTTCCAACTCGAAACCCATACTGGTACAACCTATAGGAACTGCTGCATCTTCGCACACACCAGCCGCATGTTCCTTCGTTTCATCTCCAAAAGACGATATTAAAATTGGTTCATCCATCGGTGGTACGATCGTGTCCATCCGACAGGTAAACAGCACTTCGGGTATCAGTAGCGTTAgtcaaaaaaatcaaatattgcCTTGTGGACAAACTACCACATTGCTATCCCCACAATCATCTGCACATGCGAAAGGTCCACAATTGTCCATCAACAATGCTTCGTTCGCCAGCTCTTCTGGAGGAAGTGCGCTGCCAAACATGAAGGGTGGCACGGTAATAACAGCTACAATAGGCAAACCGATCTACAGTTCCTCCGTTGGGCAATTGCCCTTAAAGCAAGCCACTAGTTCTGCTTCCATCGTTCAAACTAACCTCCCTGGCACGGTATTTTCGCAGAAAATGATGGTCAGTTCTGGCAGATCGGAAACACCATCCTCCGGAGAAAGTAGCCGCGTTCCTACAGTAGTAGCCATAAAATCAGCCAGCACATCGAATATGACATCCGCAACGACAGATGGTATCAATCGCATAGTAAAGCCTGCAACTAATCTGTTGAGCACAATCACAATTGCTAAAGGACAGCAGTCTGTGCTAACACCAGCTAAACAGAgacaaataattcaaaatgCAATTACAAAAAATCAGAAGCAGTCATTTACAGGCAATCAAATAGTTTCTCAAGCTGCTCTGCTCGCGGCGAGTGCATCATCCTTGACAAAGGTACAAATCGGCGATACAAAACAACAGTACAAAGCTAGCCCATCGTACCTAGTGGAAAATCAGACATCTGGTGTAgggtttaaaattaatcaaaatcaaCCCTCAAGCTCACCCATTAAAACATTATCTCCAAACATTGTTAAAATAACTCCAACACGCTCGAAACCTCAGACCTCCATAAGGCCTGTTACGAACATAAGTACAATTGTCGGTTCCGCAAATACCACTGTACTTCCGACGTCGAAACAAGCAGCATCCAGtgtgaaaatgataaaagtgaGCCCATCGACAATACTCACATCAACGGCGGTACATGGCATGGCTAATGCTGGTACTACAAGCACAGGTACTGCGGTAGCTGTGACTGTATCAAGTAATACTGGGACTATCACCTCGTCTACTGCTAAAAACGCAACTATGCGAGTACTTAAAACGGCTACAGGATCTACGACTGTAATCAAGACAGAAGTAACAAGGGGACCATCCGTGCAGCAACTATCACAAAGTAACGCTCACCACGGGTTAGAAACCTTACGGAAGGATCCATCTCCGCAGGTTAGTTCTAAATTGATAGTACACCCCAACATCAATACAGGACAACTGATTCCGCTGGAAAGCTTGTTGCAAAAACCTGGTATTGGAGGCACGGTAAACAATTCACCAGGGAGTGTGAATACAATTTTGAAGCTTACCGGTACCACCAAATCCGGACAACAGTTCATACAGTTCGGTACCAGTGCCAATCTCACCAATTCGTCAACTTCAAAACCTACCACAAATTTATCATCGGCCAGTAGTGGAGTTACCACTGTTGGGAGTGTAGCACATCAATACACAATTTTACCACAGACACGAAATATAATATCTGTCGCATCGACGTCGACAACAAATCGACCAACGAACCTTCCCTTAACCATTGTGTCATCGTCGTCAGAATCAAGTG AAACTTTCCAGCCTGGAGGTTCCATTATTGTatcgaataaaaaaggaaacctaAGCGAAGTAAATTCTTCTTCCGATTCGCCGACTGCCAAACTAATGCAACAGGGCACGAAAGTAAAACTACTAACTACGACCCCACACAATCCAAACTCGTTTGGTTCTGGCCCTGCTGTTTCTGCATCTCAGCAGCAAAGTTCGGGATGCAATGCTAAAACATCCGTGCCCTCCACGGTTAATGTTAGCGGAGAATTTTTGAATGCAAAAATTATAGGCGTTCGCAACATAACCGCGGCAAAACTGAAAGGGACTTCTTCATTAAG CTTGATGAATGCTAATGCGTTGAATATAGCGCATATCGGAGGAAAACCTGTTCTAATTGCAAATAATACGACGGTCGGAACTAATCAAGGCATTACAGTCAGCGCTGCTAAATCCGGTCCATCTAGCGCCATGTTATTAACGGGAAATGCCAGCTGCAACGGTCTCGTATTGGGACAGCAAAATGCAAGCAGTGTA CCCGTGCCTGGGACATCTTCAACGACCGGAAGAGAAATCATGCGCACAAACGTTGTCAGCGGTATACCTGGTCAAATTCAAACTGTTCTACTTCGTAACAATGTGGTGAAGGTTCAAACTATGCCGCCGAATACTACAACTAAATTGTCTCATCAACAATCTATTGTTTCTGGAACCGTTAGCAGCAGTGGAATTAACCCAGTTGCTACCACACTGATTGCTACGGCCGGTCGATGCACTACAGCCCAAATAAAATCCCAgcttcaacagcagcagcatcaaaaaTCACAGAAAAAGCAGCAAACTATCAGCACGGGTGGAACTTCTGTCATTTTAACACCAAATATACCACCGAACCCCATGACCCTAGGGACAACAGTTGGTGAAGAAACGTTATCGAATTCATTCATTAAATTACAATCTTCAAATGCAGAGATAACAAAC AATGCGGCTTCAGTGTCACAAACATCCAGGGTAGTTATTACGCAGCCAATTATAATACCATCAGATGTTCAGAAATCTGGCTCCCCGATAAATGTTAAACGACTTAAAGTTATACCCGTAAATAAACAACGGAACAAATAG